From the Argentina anserina chromosome 3, drPotAnse1.1, whole genome shotgun sequence genome, the window AAATGATTAGCTGCTATTTCAGCAAGTTCTATGTTCCCATAGTTGCGACTTGCTCCTAATAATGCTCCCCATACAAACAAATCTGGCTCCATGGGCACTGCCTTAATCATATCATATGCCTCAGTGAGATCCCCTGCCCGACCTAGAAGATCAACCATACATGCATAATGTTCTAGTCTAGGCACGATCCCATGTTCTTCCTGCATCAGACTAAACAAACTTTTGCCAAGTTCAATCATCCGGGCATGACAACAAGCAGTAAGGACAGCCATGAAAGTCAAGTAATCAAGTTTACAGTTGTCTTATGTTTTCATGGTGTTGAAAAGATCTATTGCTTCAGTGCAATGCCCATGATTCGCATATCCAAAAATCATTGAGTTCCACGTTACAGTGTTTCTTTTAGACATCTTGCAAAACAATGTCTTTGTTTAGTATATAAATCCGCAttttgcatacatatcaacaagAGCACTCCTCACATATACATCAGCTTCAACACCAACCACCAAGGCATAGGCATATAACTCCTTACCACACCTCAAGTTCGTCACAGATGCACAAGCAGGCAACAGGCCGCTAATCGTGGCCGAAGTTGGACATATTCCATGATTTAACATTTTCTTAAATGTACAAAAAACCTTACTGTTCTGAAAATTCTTCACAAACCCAGATATAACCGAAGTCCAAGATACAACATCAGGCTCAATGCCATTTatgcacatcaactcaaacaGCCTAGACGCCATTGCCTCATCACCCTTCTGCGAAAATCCAGCAACCAAACTGTTCCA encodes:
- the LOC126788539 gene encoding pentatricopeptide repeat-containing protein At5g59600-like; amino-acid sequence: MAVLTACCHARMIELGKSLFSLMQEEHGIVPRLEHYACMVDLLGRAGDLTEAYDMIKAVPMEPDLFVWGALLGASRNYGNIELAEIAANHLSELEPESAGNNLLLSSLYADAGNWRNVARLKKIMKKKKLRKLPGCSWMEAG
- the LOC126788541 gene encoding pentatricopeptide repeat-containing protein At5g59600-like; translated protein: MNVFCEMQRQGCRPNRIVIPSVLKACGHLSDVKTGKKLHAVVLRHSFEFDAFISSAIIDMYSKNGRVEKARWVFDMMVEKDLVALNAVVSGFCQRGMAEEALVLVEEMQVVGIKPNLITWNSLVAGFSQKGDEAMASRLFELMCINGIEPDVVSWTSVISGFVKNFQNSKVFCTFKKMLNHGICPTSATISGLLPACASVTNLRCGKELYAYALVVGVEADVYVRSALVDMYAKCGFIY